The segment AGCGCCGGGGCGGGGGTGGACGTACCGCTTGGTCGCACGGCGGTGAGGCTGCTGCAACTGTCGCCGGTGCCGGTGTACATGGTGCCACTGGCACAGCACTTGGGCCGTAGGAAAATTTAACTGCGCAGGTAAGGCTAACCCGTAGAGGCGTAACAAAATAGTTCTAGATTTATTGCTGGAGCCACTAATATAGTTATAACTCGTCGCGGCCAGCAGCCGGTGACTCACCGCCTTTGAGGGATATCTATGAAGCTTCAACAACTGCGCTACATCTGGGAAGTGGCGCACCATGACCTCAACGTTTCCGCGACGGCGCAGAGCCTGTACACCTCCCAACCCGGTATCAGCAAGCAGATCCGCCTGCTCGAGGACGAGTTGGGCGTTGAAGTGTTCGCCCGCAGCGGCAAGCACCTGACCCGCGTCACCCCGGCCGGCGAACGCATCATCACCACCGCCGGTGAGATCCTGCGCAAGGTCGAAAGCATCAAGCAGATCGCCCAGGAGTTCTCCAACGAGAAAAAGGGCACGCTGTCCATCGCTACCACCCACACCCAGGCGCGCTACGCCCTGCCGCCGGTGATCAGCAACTTCATCAAGCAGTACCCGGAAGTGGCCCTGCACATGCACCAGGGCTCACCGATGCAGATCGCCGAGATGGCCGCCGACGGCACGGTCGATTTCGCCATTGCCACCGAGGCGCTGGAGCTGTTCGGCGACCTCATCATGATGCCCTGCTACAAGTGGAACCGCTGCGTGGTCGTGCCCCAGGGCCACCCGCTGACCAAGCTGCCGAAGCTCACGCTGGAAGCGGTGGCCGAGTACCCGATCGTCACCTACGTGTTCGGCTTCACTGGCCGCTCGAAGCTCGATGAGGCCTTCAACCACCGCGGCCTGACCCCCAAGGTGGTGTTCACCGCAGCCGACGCCGACGTGATCAAGACTTATGTGCGCCTGGGGCTGGGTGTGGGCATCGTGGCCAAGATGGCGGTTGACCCGAAGCTCGACAGCGACCTGGTGTGCCTGGATGCCAGCGAGCTGTTCGAAGCCAGCATCACCAAGATCGGCTTCCGTCGCGGCACCTTCCTGCGTGGTTTCATGTGCGACTTCATCGAGAAGTTCGCTCCGCACCTGACCCGCGAAGTGATGGCCAAGGCCATCCAGTGCCACAACAAGCAGGAGCTCGAAGAGCTGTTCGAGGGTGTCGAGCTGCCGGTGCACTAAAGGCAGTCGCAAGCCTCAAGCGGCAAGTAAAGAGCAGTCCGTACGCGGTCTGCTCTTTTTTCTTGTGGCTTGCAGCTTAAAGCTTGCCGCTGCTTCTCAGGCTTTGTTGATCAGGTTGCCGGCATGCAGCCCGCACTCTTTCTGCGTGGCCTCTTCCCACCACCAGCGGCCTTCGCGCTCGTGCTGGCGCGGCAGCACCGGGCGGGTGCACGGCTCGCAGCCGATGCTGATGAAGCCGCGCTCGTGGAGGCTGTTGTATGGCAGCTCGAGCATGCGGATGTAACCCCACACTTCCTCGCTGGTCATCTGCGCCAGCGGGTTGAACTTGTACAACGGGCGCTCCGGGGTGGAGAAGGCGCTGTCGATCTCCAGCGCCGCCACCTGGCTGCGGGTGCCCGGGCTCTGGTCGCGGCGCTGGCCGGTGGCCCAGGCGCTCACGGTGGCCAGCTTGCGGCGCAGCGGCTCGATCTTGCGGATGCCGCAGCACTCGCCGTGGCCGTCCTTGTAGAAGCTGAACAGGCCCTTTTCCTTGACGAACGGGTCGAGCTTGTCGCGGTCGGGGCTGAGCAACTCGATGGGCAGGTTGTACTGCTCGCGCACCTGGTCGATGAAGCGGTAGGTCTCCGGGTGCAGGCGCCCGGTGTCGAGGCTGAACACCTTGACCTGCTTGTTCAGCTTCCAGGCCATGTCCACCAGCACCACGTCTTCGGCGCCGCTGAAGGAGATCCACAGGTCGTCACCAAAATGCTCGAAGGCGAGCTTGAGAATGTCCTGTGGGGACTTGCTGGCATAGGTCGCGGCCAGGGCGGCGACGTCGAAGGGTTGGCTCATCAGGCGGTTTCCATCGGGTGAGTGGCGCTGTGCGCTCGTAATGGGCAAATGGTAACAAAAAATGGCGGGTTAGACCTGTCGCGCCGCGATGGCTCAAAGGTCCTGCAAGGTCTCCATCAATACCCGCACCTTGGCGATCGATTCTTCGTACTCGGCCTCCCAATGCGAGTCCGCCACCACCGCGCCGCCGCCCCAGCAACTCACCTGGCCATCCTTGACCAGCAGGCTGCGGATGGCGATGGAGCTGTCCATCTCGCCGCGCACGTCCACATACAGCAAGGATCCGCAATACAGCGCCCGGCGCGCGGGCTCCAGCTCATCGATGATCTGCATGGCACGGATCTTCGGCGCGCCGGTGATCGAGCCGCCGGGGAAGCTGTCGCCGATCAGTGTCAGCGCGTCCTTGCCCGGCGCCAGGCGGCCGGTGACGCTGCTGACCAGGTGGTGCACGTTGGGGTAGCTCTCCAGGCTGAACAGCTCCGGCACCCTCACCGAGCCGATCTCGCAGGTGCGGCCGATGTCGTTGCGCAACAGGTCGACGATCATCAGGTTTTCCGAGCGGTCCTTGGGGCTGGCCAGCAGCTCGGCGGCGTTGTGCGCATCCTGCGCCGGGTCGCTGGCGCGCGGGCGGGTGCCCTTGATCGGGCGGGTTTCCACCTCGCCCTGGCTGACGCGGATGAAGCGCTCCGGCGAGAAGCTCAGCAAGGCTGCGCCATCGCCCAGTTGCTGATAGCCCGAGAAGGGCGTCGGGCAGGCCGCGCGCAGGGCCTGGTAGGCGTGCCAGGGGTCGCCCTGGCAAGGGGCGCGAAAACGCTGGGTGAGGTTGATCTGGTAGCAGTCACCGGCCTGGATGTAGCACTGCACCTGATCGAAGGCGGCGCGGTACTGGGCCGGTTGCAGGTCGCCGGTCATCGCTGCGAGCAGGCGGAAGTGCGTTGGCTGTGCAGTATCTGGCGCTTCGAACAGTTCAGCCAGGCGCTGGCGCTCGCTGTCGGCGAGCTTGGGGTGAAACACCAGCTGGCTGGTGGCGAGCTGGTGGTCAGTCAGCAGCGCCCAGGCGTACAGCCCCAGTTGCGCGTCGGGCAGGCCCAGGTCGTCCAGCGCCTGCGCCGGCAACTGCTCCAGGCGGCGGCCGAAGTCGTAGCTGAGGTAGCCGATAAGGCCGCCGGCAAATGGCAGCTCGATGCCCGCTGGCAATTGCGCTTCGCCAAGGCCTGCCAGGGCCTGGCGCAAGCGCTGCAGGTACTCGCGGCCGTCTTCATCCGCTTGCACCTGCAGTTGTTGCAGCGGCCAGGCGCTGAGCAGGTCGAAGCGGCCGCGTTCGGCGCCGGGGCGGGCGCTGTCGAGCAGGATGGCGCCGGGGGCGTTGCGCAGGCGTGCGAAATGATGGGCTGGGTCGGCTTGGTAGGGCAGGGGGTGGAGCGTACAGGTCGGCATCAGAATGGACGGCGATGAAAAGCGAAGGTGCCGATTGTAGACCTGTGTAGGAAATGCGCCTAGCGCTGGGGGCGACATTCACATGTTGTGTAAGGACGTGGCCGGACGCGGACCGTGTAGGAGCGGCCTTGTGTCGCGAAAGGGCCGCATAGCGGCCCCAGGATATCAGCACCACATAGAATCGCCGGGGCCGCTACGCGGCACTTTCGCGGCACAAGGCCGCTCCTGCAGGATCAATTCGGCTGAACGTGCCCGAACAACCCCTGCGCCACCTTCACCCGCTGCTCGGCATCTTCGCTGCGGCCTTCTTTGGCCAGCATCTCGATGTGCGCCTCGATGGCGTGGGTGCGCTGGGTCAGGCCGCAGTCGTTGGCGATCTGGATGTTCAGGCCAGGGCGGGCGTTGAGTTCGAGGATCAACGGGCCCTTGTCCTGGTCCAGCACCATGTCCACGCCGATGTAGCCGAGGCCGCACAGCTCGTAGCAGCTGGCGGCGAGCTTCATGAAGCCGTCCCAGTTCGGCAGCTGCACGCCGTCCACCGCGTTGGTGGTGTCCGGGTGCTTGCTGATGATCTTGTTCAGCCAGGTGCCGCGCAGGGTCACGCCGGTGGCCAGGTCCACGCCCACGCCGATGGCGCCCTGGTGCAGGTTGGCCTTGCCGCCCGACTGGCGGGTCGGCAGGCGCAGCATGGCCATTACCGGGTAGCCCATCAGCACGATGATGCGGATGTCCGGCACGCCTTCGTAGCTGATGCTCTTGAAGATCTGGTCGGGGGTGACCCGGTACTCGATGAGCGCGCGGTCGCGGTGCCCGCCCAGGGAGTACAGGCCGGTGAGGATGCTCGAGATCTGGTGCTCGATTTCCTCGTGGCTGATGATCTTGCCCGACACCGTGCGGTAGCGGTCCTCGAAGCGGTCGGCAACTACCAGGATGCCGTCACCGCCGGCGCCTTGCGCCGGCTTGATGACGAAGTCGCTGCGCCCGCCGATGATCTCGTCGAGTTTTTCGATCTGCTTTTCGGTCTCGATGATGCCGTACATCTCCGGCACATGGATGCCGGCCGCCAGCGCGCGCTCCTTGGTGATGATCTTGTCGTCGACGATCGGGTACAGGTGGCGCTTGTTGTACTTCAGCACGTAGTCCGCGTTGCGCCGGTTGATACCCATGATGCCCCGGGCTTCCAGGGCCTTCCAGGTCTTGATCAGTCCGAACATCAGGCGTCAGCCTTCTTCAGGAATGCCTTGAAGCGCACGAGCTCGGTCAGGCGGTAGCCGCGGTAGCGACCCATCGCCAGCATGAAGCCCACCAGAATCAACAGCACTGCCGGGAAGGTGAACACGAAGTACACGGCTTCCGGCACGGTCATCAGCAGGTGTGCGATGGACGCGGCGAACAGGGTGCCGATGGCCACTTTCATGGCATGGCCGCCACCACGCTCTTCCCAGGTGATCGACAGGCGCTCGATGGTCATGGTCAGGATCACCATCGGGAACAGCGCCACCGACAGCCCGCGCTCCAGGCCCAGCTTGTGGCTGAACAGGCTGATGGCGGCGATCAGCACCACCACGAAGGTCAGCACCACCGACAGGCGCGGCAGCATCTGCAGCTTGAGGTGCTCCAGGTACGAGCGCAGCGACAGCCCCAGCGCGGTGATCACCGTGAACAGCACGATACCGAAGCCCAGCTGCGTTTCGCGGAAGGCCAGGGCAATCAGCACCGGGGTGAAGGTACCCAGGGTCTGGATGCCGATCAGGTTGCGCAGGATCAGGATCACCAGCACGCCGATCGGGATCATCACCATGATCATGAAGGTTTGCTGGGTTTGCAGCGGCAGGCCGTACAGCGAGTATTCGAGGAAGTCCGCGTCGGTGTTTTCGTCGGTCAGCTTGGCCAGGCGGATGGCGTTCATCTCGCTGTTGTTCATGCTGAAGGTGACGCTGGCCTTCTTGCCACCATCGACGCTGATCAGGTTGTCGTCACCGGTCCACCACAGCAGGCGGTCGGCCGGCAGGCCCTGTTCGCCGGTGTCCGGGTTGAAGTACAGCCAGTCGTTGCCGTTGAAGCTGCGCAGCCACAGTTCAGGGGTTTGCGGGGTGTCGGCCACCAGGCGGATGGTGTGCACCTTCTCCAGCGGCACGTGGGCGATGGACAGCAGCAGGTCGATGACCTGGGCCTTCTTCATCGACGAGGTGTCGCCGGCCAGCAGCAGCTTGACGTTGTCGTCGTTGAGGTTGTTGACCCGCTTGATGGTCTCGCTGACGAAGGTCTCGACGTCGGCCGAGTGCTGGCGGATCGGTGCCATCAGCGCCTCGGCGGCGATTTTCTCGGGGCCCTCGACGGCCAGGCTGTCACGGAAGGTCGGGCCCTTGATCTTGGTCTTTTCGTTGCTGTAGCGCTTGGTCAGCACCAGGCGGTAGTAGAGGGTCTGGTTGCCGCTGGCGCGGCGCGCCGACCAGGTCACCTTGCGGTTGCCGTCGGCGCGGTTGACGCTGACCCCGTAGTTGTTGGAGATGAAGCTCTCGTTGAGGCTCACGTAGTCACGGTTGAGCGGCGGCACGAACATCTGCACCTTGACCGGGTCCTTGGCGCTGGCGACGAACTCGACCTTGGCGTCGATGTTCCACAGGTCGTCGGTTTCGTCTTCGGTCACCGGGATGCCCAGGGCGAAGATCTGGTAGGCCGTGACGGCAACGCCCAGCAGCACCAGCACGGTGATCAGGACTTTCAGGTGGAGGGTAAGAGAGCGCATCGGGATTACTCTGCTTTGGGAGCTTCGGTGGCGCAGGCAGGTTTGCCGGCCGCGTATTTAAGGCTTGGGTCGACCAGTGCATCCATGTGCTTGAGGGCCTCGGAGCCGATCAGCAGCGGGAACTGGAACGCGCTGCGGTCGGTGAGGTTGACCTCGATGGTGCGCAGGGTCTGGCCCATGCAGATATCGAGTTCGATGACCGGGCGGGCGGTGTAGGCCTTGCCCGATTCGGCGTCATAGTCCCCGGCGCGGCGCTTGATCTTGCTGACCCGGGCCAGGGGGCGTTCGATGGGGTGTTCGTGGGCGGCGTCGATGGCCAGGTAGAAGCGCACCCAGCTTTCGCCGTTGCGCTTGAAGCGCTTGATGTCACGGGCGCTGAGCGAGGCGGTCTTGGCCCCGGTATCCAGTTTGGCTGCCACTTCCAGGTCGAGGTCGCCCAGCCGGGCGTATTCGTTCAGGCCGTACACGGTCTTCTGCGCCGCGGGCGCTAGGGCCGGCAGCACAGTCAGGCAGAGCAGCAATGCAGCGAGTATCGGTTTCATAGTCCTGGCGCGGTGCTGTGCGGGGTTCTGGGCAAGGCGACGGGCCAAGCATCCTTAATAAGCCTGTCAAAAGCATGAAATGATGACAGGCACGCTATCCGTGCTCCGAAAGGAGCGCGGCATTCTATCACGCCGATGTGTTGACGCCAGCGCGCCCGCGATCAGACCGTGGCGGGGCCGGGTAAGTTCGTTCTTAGACGATTGTCGACAATATGCTTTTTGTCTTTGACTCTCCGCCTCTGTTTGGCTAGTTTTGCTGGCATGGTTTTCAAAGGTGTCGACAATCATGCTGGATGCCGTGCAAGCACCCGCCAACAGCCAGGACGAAACCGAGACGCTCTCGGAGAACGTCTTCCGCCGCATCCAGGCGGCCATCGTCAAGGGCGAGATCGCCCCCGGCAGCAAAATCTCCGAGCCAGAGCTTGCGCGCACCTACGGCATCAGCCGCGGCCCGCTGCGCGAGGCCATCCACCGCCTCGAAGGCCAGCGCCTGCTGGTGCGCGTGCCCCACGTCGGCGCGCGGGTGGTGTCGCTGAGCCATGCCGAACTGATCGAGCTGTACGAAATCCGCGAGTCGCTCGAAGGCATGGCCTGCCGCCTGGCCGCCGAGCGCATGAGCCAGGCTGCCATCGACGAGCTGCGCCATGTGCTCGACACCCATGAGCGTGACGCCGCATTCCAGGCCGGGCAGGGCTACTACCAGCAGGAAGGCGACTACGACTTCCACTACCGGATCATCCAGGGCAGCGGCAACCAGACCCTGTACAAGATGCTCTGCGGCGAGCTGTACCAGCTGGTGCGCATGTACCGCATCCAGTTCTCCACCACCCCCAACCGCCCGCGCCAGGCCTTCGCCGAGCACCACCGCATTCTCGATGCCATCGAAAGCCGTGACGGCGAACTGGCAGAACTGCTGATGCGCCGGCATATCGGTGCATCCAAACGCAATATCGAGCGCCACTACCAAGGCGCAGACAACAATAGCCCACGAGGTGAGTCATGACAGTCAAGAGCACGCCCGGCCAACGTTTCCGCGACGCGGTCGCCGCCGAACACCCGTTGCAGGTAGTCGGGGCGATCAACGCCAACCATGCGCTGCTGGCCAAGCGCGCCGGGTTCAAGGCCATCTACCTGTCCGGCGGCGGTGTGGCCGCCGGCTCCCTCGGCCTGCCGGACCTGGGTATCAGCGGCCTGGACGACGTGCTCACCGATGTGCGCCGCATCACCGATGTGTGCGACCTGCCGCTGCTGGTAGATGTCGACACCGGCTTCGGCGCCTCGGCGTTCAACGTCGCCCGTACCGTGAAGTCGATGAGCAAGTTCGGCGCTGCGGCCATCCACATCGAGGACCAGGTGGGTGCCAAGCGCTGCGGCCACCGCCCGAATAAAGAGATCGTCACCCAGCAGGAAATGGTCGACCGCATCAAGGCGGCGGTGGATGCCCGCAGCGACGACAGTTTCGTGATCATGGCGCGCACCGACGCGCTGGCGGTAGAAGGCCTGAACGCCGCGTTGGACCGCGCCGCCGCCTGCATCGAGGCCGGCGCCGACATGATCTTCCCCGAAGCCATCACCGAGCTTTCGATGTACAAGACCTTCGCCGACCGGGTAAAGGCGCCGATCCTGGCCAACATCACCGAATTCGGGGCCACGCCGCTGTACACCACCGAAGAACTCGCCTCGGTGGACGTGTCGCTGGTGCTGTACCCGCTGTCGGCCTTCCGCGCCATGAACAAGGCTGCCGAGAACGTCTATGCCGCCCTGCGCCGCGATGGCACGCAAAAGAACGTGATCGACACCATGCAGACCCGCATGGAGCTGTACGACGCCATCGGCTACCACGCCTTCGAGCAGAGCCTGGATGCGTTGTTCGCGCAGAAGAAAGGGTGAATTTTGAGGGCCCCATCGCCGGCAAGCCGGCTCCTACAGGTAACACCTACCCCTTGTAGGGGCCGGCTTGGCGGCGCTAGGGCCGGTACAGCCACACACGATTAGCCAGAAGAATTCCATAACAAGTTCAAGAAAGGAGAAACCCCATGGCCGAAGCAAAAGTACTCAGTGGCGCAGGCCTGCGTGGCCAGGTGGCCGGGCAGACGGCGCTTTCCACCGTCGGCCAGGCCGGTGCCGGCCTGACCTACCGCGGCTACGACGTGCGTGACCTGGCCGCCGGCGCCGAGTTCGAGGAAGTCGCCTACCTGCTGCTGTACGGCGAGCTGCCCAGCCAGGCCGAGCTTGCCGATTACAAGCACAAGCTCAAGGGCCTGCGCGAGCTGCCCCAGGCGCTGAAGGAAGTGCTCGAGCGCATCCCGCGCGACGCCCACCCGATGGACGTCATGCGTACCGGTTGCTCGGTGCTCGGCACCCTGGAGCCCGAGCTCACCTTCGAGGCCCAGCGCGACAAGACCGACCGCCTGCTGGCGCTGTTCCCGGCAGTGATGTGCTACTGGTACCGCTTCACCCACCACGGCGTGCGCATCGACTGCAGCAGCGACGAAGACACCTTGGGTGGCCACTTCCTGCACCTGCTGCACGGCAAGAAGCCGAGCGCGCTGCATGTGAAGGTGATGAACGTCTCGCTGATTCTGTACGCCGAGCACGAATTCAACGCCTCGACCTTCACCGCGCGGGTGTGCGCCTCGACCCTGTCCGACCTGTATTCCTGCATCACCGCTGCCATCGGCTCGCTGCGCGGCCCGCTGCACGGCGGCGCCAACGAGGCGGCCATGGAGCTGATCGAACGCTTCCAGAGCCCGCAGGACGCCACCGCCGAGCTGCTGCGCATGCTCGAGCGCAAGGACAAGATCATGGGCTTCGGCCATGCCATCTATAAAGAGTCCGACCCGCGTAACGAGGTGATCAAGGGCTGGGCCAAGCAGCTCGCCGACGAGGTCGGTGACCGCGTGCTGTACCCGGTGTCCGAGGCCATCGACAAGACCATGTGGGAGCAGAAGCGCCTGTTCCCCAACGCCGACTTCTACCATGCCTCGGCGTACCACTTCATGGGCATCCCGACCAAGCTGTTCACGCCGATTTTCGTCTGCTCGCGCCTGGCCGGCTGGGCCGCCCACGTGTTCGAGCAGCGCGCCAACAACCGCATCATACGCCCGAGCGCCGAGTACACCGGCGTCGAGCAGCGCAAGTTCGTGCCGATCGAGCAGCGTTAAGGCAAAGGTCGCCGGGGCTGCTGCGCAGCCCTTTCGCGACACAAGGCCGCTCCTACAGGTGCGGCACTATCCCTGTAGGAGCGGCCTTGTGTCGCGAAAGGGGCGCGCAGCGCCCCCATTGGCCAGACCTGCCCACCGAATACCGTGACCGAGCCTGATAACGATATGAACACTGCATACCGCAAGCCCCTGCCAGGCACTGCCCTGGACTATTTCGACGCCCGCGCCGCGGTCGAGGCGATCAAGCCCGGCGCTTACGACGGCCTGCCTTACACCTCCCGGGTACTGGCCGAAAACCTGGTACGCCGCTGCGACCCGGCCACCCTGGATGCTTCGCTGAGCCAATTGATCGAGCGCAAGCGCGACCTCGACTTCCCCTGGTTCCCGGCCCGGGTGGTGTGCCACGACATCCTCGGCCAGACCGCGCTGGTGGACCTGGCCGGCCTGCGCGACGCCATCGCCGACAAGGGCGGTGACCCGGCCCAGGTCAACCCGGTGGTGCCGGTGCAGTTGATCGTCGACCACTCCCTGGCCGTGGAATGCGGCGGTTTCGACCCCGACGCCTTCACCAAGAACCGCGCCATCGAAGACCGCCGCAACGAAGACCGCTTCCACTTCATCAACTGGACCAAGCAGGCATTCAAGAACGTCGACGTGATCCAGCCGGGCAACGGCATCATGCACCAGATCAACCTGGAGAAGATGTCGCCGGTGATCCACAGCGACCACGGCGTGGCCTACCCGGACACCTGCGTCGGCACCGACAGCCACACCCCGCATGTGGATGCACTTGGGGTGATCGCCATCGGCGTCGGTGGCCTGGAAGCCGAGAACGTGATGCTAGGCCGTGCCTCGTGGATGCGTCTGCCGGAAATCGTCGGCGTCGAGCTGACCGGCCGCCTGGCCCCGAACATCACAGCCACCGACCTGGTGCTGGCGCTGACCGAATTTCTGCGTAAGCAGAAGGTGGTGGGTGCGTACCTTGAGTTCCACGGTGCAGGTGCCAGTGCACTGACCCTGGGCGACCGCGCCACCATCTCCAACATGGCACCGGAATACGGCGCCACCGCGGCGATGTTCGCCATCGACCAGCAGACGCTGGACTACCTCACCCTGACCGGGCGTGACGACCATCAGGTGCAGCTGGTTGAAACCTACGCCAAGGCCACCGGCCTGTGGGCCGACAGCCTGGTCAAGGCCGAGTACGAACGCACCCTCTGCTTCGACCTGTCGAGCGTGGTGCGCAACATGGCCGGCCCGTCCAACCCGCATGCCCGGGTGGCCACCAGCGAGCTGGCGGCCAAGGGCATCGCCGGGCAGTGGCAGGAAGTGCCCGGGCAGATGCCTGACGGCGCAGTGATCATCGCCGCCATCACCAGTTGCACCAACACCAGCAACCCGCGCAACGTGATTGCCGCCGGCCTGATTGCGCGCAATGCCAACAAGCTTGGCCTTGCTCGCAAGCCCTGGGTCAAGTCGTCCCTGGCGCCGGGTTCCAAGGCTGTGCAGCTTTATCTGAAAGAGGCGGGGCTCGAGCAGGAGCTGGAGCAACTGGGCTTTGGCATCGTCGCTTTTGCCTGCACCACCTGCAACGGCATGTCTGGCG is part of the Pseudomonas fakonensis genome and harbors:
- the cysB gene encoding HTH-type transcriptional regulator CysB — translated: MKLQQLRYIWEVAHHDLNVSATAQSLYTSQPGISKQIRLLEDELGVEVFARSGKHLTRVTPAGERIITTAGEILRKVESIKQIAQEFSNEKKGTLSIATTHTQARYALPPVISNFIKQYPEVALHMHQGSPMQIAEMAADGTVDFAIATEALELFGDLIMMPCYKWNRCVVVPQGHPLTKLPKLTLEAVAEYPIVTYVFGFTGRSKLDEAFNHRGLTPKVVFTAADADVIKTYVRLGLGVGIVAKMAVDPKLDSDLVCLDASELFEASITKIGFRRGTFLRGFMCDFIEKFAPHLTREVMAKAIQCHNKQELEELFEGVELPVH
- a CDS encoding phosphoadenylyl-sulfate reductase, which codes for MSQPFDVAALAATYASKSPQDILKLAFEHFGDDLWISFSGAEDVVLVDMAWKLNKQVKVFSLDTGRLHPETYRFIDQVREQYNLPIELLSPDRDKLDPFVKEKGLFSFYKDGHGECCGIRKIEPLRRKLATVSAWATGQRRDQSPGTRSQVAALEIDSAFSTPERPLYKFNPLAQMTSEEVWGYIRMLELPYNSLHERGFISIGCEPCTRPVLPRQHEREGRWWWEEATQKECGLHAGNLINKA
- the pabB gene encoding aminodeoxychorismate synthase component I, which gives rise to MPTCTLHPLPYQADPAHHFARLRNAPGAILLDSARPGAERGRFDLLSAWPLQQLQVQADEDGREYLQRLRQALAGLGEAQLPAGIELPFAGGLIGYLSYDFGRRLEQLPAQALDDLGLPDAQLGLYAWALLTDHQLATSQLVFHPKLADSERQRLAELFEAPDTAQPTHFRLLAAMTGDLQPAQYRAAFDQVQCYIQAGDCYQINLTQRFRAPCQGDPWHAYQALRAACPTPFSGYQQLGDGAALLSFSPERFIRVSQGEVETRPIKGTRPRASDPAQDAHNAAELLASPKDRSENLMIVDLLRNDIGRTCEIGSVRVPELFSLESYPNVHHLVSSVTGRLAPGKDALTLIGDSFPGGSITGAPKIRAMQIIDELEPARRALYCGSLLYVDVRGEMDSSIAIRSLLVKDGQVSCWGGGAVVADSHWEAEYEESIAKVRVLMETLQDL
- a CDS encoding alpha-L-glutamate ligase-like protein, with translation MFGLIKTWKALEARGIMGINRRNADYVLKYNKRHLYPIVDDKIITKERALAAGIHVPEMYGIIETEKQIEKLDEIIGGRSDFVIKPAQGAGGDGILVVADRFEDRYRTVSGKIISHEEIEHQISSILTGLYSLGGHRDRALIEYRVTPDQIFKSISYEGVPDIRIIVLMGYPVMAMLRLPTRQSGGKANLHQGAIGVGVDLATGVTLRGTWLNKIISKHPDTTNAVDGVQLPNWDGFMKLAASCYELCGLGYIGVDMVLDQDKGPLILELNARPGLNIQIANDCGLTQRTHAIEAHIEMLAKEGRSEDAEQRVKVAQGLFGHVQPN
- a CDS encoding inactive transglutaminase family protein: MRSLTLHLKVLITVLVLLGVAVTAYQIFALGIPVTEDETDDLWNIDAKVEFVASAKDPVKVQMFVPPLNRDYVSLNESFISNNYGVSVNRADGNRKVTWSARRASGNQTLYYRLVLTKRYSNEKTKIKGPTFRDSLAVEGPEKIAAEALMAPIRQHSADVETFVSETIKRVNNLNDDNVKLLLAGDTSSMKKAQVIDLLLSIAHVPLEKVHTIRLVADTPQTPELWLRSFNGNDWLYFNPDTGEQGLPADRLLWWTGDDNLISVDGGKKASVTFSMNNSEMNAIRLAKLTDENTDADFLEYSLYGLPLQTQQTFMIMVMIPIGVLVILILRNLIGIQTLGTFTPVLIALAFRETQLGFGIVLFTVITALGLSLRSYLEHLKLQMLPRLSVVLTFVVVLIAAISLFSHKLGLERGLSVALFPMVILTMTIERLSITWEERGGGHAMKVAIGTLFAASIAHLLMTVPEAVYFVFTFPAVLLILVGFMLAMGRYRGYRLTELVRFKAFLKKADA
- a CDS encoding ATP-dependent zinc protease family protein codes for the protein MKPILAALLLCLTVLPALAPAAQKTVYGLNEYARLGDLDLEVAAKLDTGAKTASLSARDIKRFKRNGESWVRFYLAIDAAHEHPIERPLARVSKIKRRAGDYDAESGKAYTARPVIELDICMGQTLRTIEVNLTDRSAFQFPLLIGSEALKHMDALVDPSLKYAAGKPACATEAPKAE
- a CDS encoding GntR family transcriptional regulator produces the protein MLDAVQAPANSQDETETLSENVFRRIQAAIVKGEIAPGSKISEPELARTYGISRGPLREAIHRLEGQRLLVRVPHVGARVVSLSHAELIELYEIRESLEGMACRLAAERMSQAAIDELRHVLDTHERDAAFQAGQGYYQQEGDYDFHYRIIQGSGNQTLYKMLCGELYQLVRMYRIQFSTTPNRPRQAFAEHHRILDAIESRDGELAELLMRRHIGASKRNIERHYQGADNNSPRGES
- the prpB gene encoding methylisocitrate lyase, whose amino-acid sequence is MTVKSTPGQRFRDAVAAEHPLQVVGAINANHALLAKRAGFKAIYLSGGGVAAGSLGLPDLGISGLDDVLTDVRRITDVCDLPLLVDVDTGFGASAFNVARTVKSMSKFGAAAIHIEDQVGAKRCGHRPNKEIVTQQEMVDRIKAAVDARSDDSFVIMARTDALAVEGLNAALDRAAACIEAGADMIFPEAITELSMYKTFADRVKAPILANITEFGATPLYTTEELASVDVSLVLYPLSAFRAMNKAAENVYAALRRDGTQKNVIDTMQTRMELYDAIGYHAFEQSLDALFAQKKG
- the prpC gene encoding bifunctional 2-methylcitrate synthase/citrate synthase: MAEAKVLSGAGLRGQVAGQTALSTVGQAGAGLTYRGYDVRDLAAGAEFEEVAYLLLYGELPSQAELADYKHKLKGLRELPQALKEVLERIPRDAHPMDVMRTGCSVLGTLEPELTFEAQRDKTDRLLALFPAVMCYWYRFTHHGVRIDCSSDEDTLGGHFLHLLHGKKPSALHVKVMNVSLILYAEHEFNASTFTARVCASTLSDLYSCITAAIGSLRGPLHGGANEAAMELIERFQSPQDATAELLRMLERKDKIMGFGHAIYKESDPRNEVIKGWAKQLADEVGDRVLYPVSEAIDKTMWEQKRLFPNADFYHASAYHFMGIPTKLFTPIFVCSRLAGWAAHVFEQRANNRIIRPSAEYTGVEQRKFVPIEQR